In the genome of Dermacentor silvarum isolate Dsil-2018 chromosome 1, BIME_Dsil_1.4, whole genome shotgun sequence, one region contains:
- the LOC119437629 gene encoding uncharacterized protein LOC119437629, which yields MVIFVTGSGVRGSPGRAAAAAAAATTGGSPSSAVVASTEERQNLTCYSCNSQLEGEGCRVPHNMSLAMRRTCPPSHRFCTVTRVDYSVDPGGAMRPFSIERNCSDHCTTECVAVGERLRLYLCHSCCAESLCNTGNEARALLEEGGRALLASRRLTVPLLALLVAACL from the exons ATGGTCATCTTCGTAACAG GTTCGGGAGTCCGCGGTTCTCCGGGACGCgcagcggctgctgctgcggcggcgaCCACCGGTGGAAGCCCGTCGTCGGCCGTGGTGGCATCCACAGAGGAGCGACAGAACCTGACCTGCTACTCGTGCAACTCGCAGCTGGAAGGCGAGGGATGCCGCGTCCCGCACAACATGAGCCTCGCCATGAGGCGCACCTGCCCGCCGTCGCACCGATTTTGCACG GTGACCCGCGTGGACTACAGCGTGGACCCGGGCGGCGCGATGCGGCCCTTCTCGATCGAGCGCAACTGCAGCGATCACTGCACCACCGAGTGCGTGGCGGTGGGCGAGCGGCTGCGGCTCTACCTGTGCCACTCGTGCTGCGCAGAAAGCCTCTGCAACACGGGCAACGAGGCCCGCGCCCTGCTCGAGGAAGGGGGCCGAGCACTGCTCGCCTCGCGTCGGCTCACCGTGCCCCTGCTCGCGCTCCTGGTGGCCGCGTGCCTGTGA